Proteins encoded by one window of Blautia luti:
- the pflB gene encoding formate C-acetyltransferase: protein MKNFEQWNGFKGNRWKEKIDVRNFIGMNYTPYDGDASFLEGPTEATNKLWGKLQALQKEERAKGGVLDMETEVVTSLTAYGPGYIDEETKDLEKVVGLQTDKPLKRAFMPYGGIKMAEQACETYGYKVSDKIKDVFHNYEFKTHNQGVFDIYTPEMKVARHNKILTGLPDTYGRGRIVGDYRRVALYGIDALIEGKQKDFAACDRQGMRRYDFQLREEIADQIRALKGMKVMAESYGYDISKPAKDAREAFQWLYFGYLAAIKTQNGAAMSVGRISTFLDIYIERDLQNGTLTEKEAQELVDHMVMKFRMVKFARIPSYNQLFSGDPVWATLEVAGMGQDGRSMVTKNDYRFLHTLEDMGPAPEPNLTVLYSSRLPENFKKYAANISVTTSSVQYENDDVMRPVWGDDYSICCCVSATETGKEMQFFGARANLAKCLLYAINGGVDEKTKQQVGPNYQPITSEYLDYDEVIAKYDKMMDWLAHLYVGTLNMIHYMHDKYYYEAAEMALIDTKVERSFATGIAGFSHVVDSLSAIKYAKVKAIRDEDGITTDFQVEGDFPRYGNDDDRADEIATTLLSTFLEKLKHIHTYRDSKPTTSILTITSNVVYGKATGSLPDGRKAGEPLAPGANPSYGAEQNGLLASLNSVAKLDYEDALDGISNTQTINPDALGHSDDERSENLVHVLDGYFDQGAHHLNVNVFGKEKLIDAMEHPEKEEYANFTIRVSGYAVKFIDLTREQQLDVIARTCHDRM from the coding sequence ATGAAAAATTTCGAACAGTGGAATGGCTTTAAGGGCAACCGTTGGAAAGAAAAAATCGATGTACGTAACTTTATTGGAATGAACTATACACCATATGACGGTGATGCTTCTTTCCTGGAAGGACCTACAGAAGCTACAAACAAACTGTGGGGCAAGCTCCAGGCACTTCAGAAAGAAGAACGTGCCAAAGGCGGAGTTCTTGATATGGAGACAGAGGTAGTTACATCTCTGACAGCATATGGTCCCGGATATATTGATGAAGAAACAAAAGACCTTGAAAAAGTTGTTGGTCTTCAGACAGATAAACCTCTGAAACGTGCTTTCATGCCATACGGCGGTATCAAAATGGCAGAGCAGGCTTGTGAAACTTACGGATATAAAGTAAGTGACAAGATTAAAGATGTTTTCCACAACTATGAATTTAAAACTCACAACCAGGGTGTATTTGATATCTACACACCTGAGATGAAAGTAGCACGTCACAACAAGATCCTTACAGGTCTTCCGGATACTTACGGACGTGGACGTATCGTTGGCGACTACAGACGTGTGGCTCTGTACGGAATCGACGCTCTGATCGAAGGAAAACAGAAAGACTTCGCAGCATGCGACCGTCAGGGTATGAGACGTTATGACTTCCAGCTTCGTGAAGAGATCGCTGATCAGATCCGTGCTCTGAAGGGCATGAAAGTTATGGCTGAATCTTATGGATATGATATCTCCAAACCGGCCAAAGATGCAAGAGAAGCTTTCCAGTGGCTGTACTTCGGATATCTTGCAGCCATCAAAACTCAGAACGGTGCTGCAATGAGTGTCGGACGTATTTCCACATTCCTTGATATTTATATTGAAAGAGATCTTCAGAACGGAACTCTTACAGAGAAAGAAGCTCAGGAGCTTGTTGACCACATGGTAATGAAATTCCGTATGGTTAAATTTGCACGTATTCCTTCTTACAACCAGTTATTCTCCGGTGACCCGGTATGGGCAACTCTGGAAGTAGCAGGTATGGGACAGGACGGACGTTCCATGGTAACAAAGAACGACTATCGTTTCCTGCACACACTGGAAGATATGGGACCGGCTCCGGAACCAAACCTTACAGTACTTTATTCTTCAAGACTGCCTGAGAACTTCAAGAAATATGCTGCAAATATTTCTGTTACAACAAGTTCTGTTCAGTATGAGAATGATGATGTTATGCGTCCGGTATGGGGCGATGACTACAGCATCTGCTGCTGTGTATCTGCTACAGAGACAGGTAAAGAGATGCAGTTCTTCGGCGCTCGTGCAAACCTTGCAAAATGCCTTCTTTACGCGATTAACGGCGGTGTTGATGAGAAGACAAAACAGCAGGTAGGACCAAACTATCAGCCGATCACTTCTGAATATCTTGACTATGATGAAGTAATTGCAAAATATGATAAAATGATGGACTGGCTGGCTCATCTGTATGTCGGAACACTGAACATGATCCACTACATGCATGACAAATACTACTATGAAGCTGCAGAGATGGCTCTGATCGATACAAAGGTTGAGCGTTCTTTCGCAACAGGTATCGCAGGATTCTCTCATGTAGTAGACTCCCTGTCCGCTATCAAATATGCAAAAGTTAAAGCTATCCGCGATGAAGACGGCATTACAACAGATTTCCAGGTTGAGGGTGACTTCCCACGTTATGGTAATGATGATGACAGAGCAGACGAGATTGCAACAACTCTTCTGTCTACATTCCTTGAGAAACTGAAACACATCCATACTTACCGTGATTCCAAGCCAACCACATCTATCCTTACTATTACTTCCAACGTTGTTTATGGTAAGGCTACAGGATCTCTTCCGGATGGAAGAAAAGCAGGGGAACCTCTTGCACCTGGTGCAAACCCATCTTACGGAGCAGAGCAGAACGGTCTTCTTGCTTCCCTGAACTCTGTTGCTAAGCTTGACTATGAAGATGCTCTTGACGGTATCTCCAATACTCAGACAATCAATCCTGATGCTCTGGGACACAGTGATGACGAGCGTTCAGAGAATCTGGTACATGTACTTGACGGATACTTTGATCAGGGTGCTCATCACCTCAATGTAAACGTATTTGGTAAAGAGAAACTGATCGACGCTATGGAACATCCGGAAAAAGAAGAGTATGCAAACTTCACAATCCGTGTATCCGGATATGCTGTTAAGTTCATCGACCTTACAAGAGAGCAGCAGTTAGATGTTATTGCCAGAACCTGCCACGACAGAATGTAA
- a CDS encoding DUF1015 domain-containing protein, protein MAVFQAFKALRPTSEKAAAVAALPYDVVNREEARQIGEKNQLSFLHVDRAEMDLEPDIDLYDEGVYDKARENLQNMEKEGILIQDDTPCYYIYELVRKGRTQSGIVGCSSIDDYINGIVKKHELTREDKEQDRIHHVDSCNANTGPIFLACRYPQSLLALMEQWKAEHPAAYDFTEEDEVAHRVWVIDAPEVTAQICEEFAGIDSLYIADGHHRAASAVKVGLKRREENPGFTGKEEFNFFLSVVFPYDQLCILPYNRVVKDLNGLTVKAFLGALKFNFELMLMPGFPCKPVEKHCMGMYVDGQWYHLKAWQDVYDKKDVVEQLDVSILQDKVLSPVLGIKDPRTDQRISFVGGNHKAAELARMADQTGGVAFVMYPTSMVDLMQIADEGRLMPPKSTWFEPKLRSGLFIHKL, encoded by the coding sequence ATGGCGGTATTTCAGGCATTTAAAGCACTTCGCCCCACGTCGGAAAAAGCGGCAGCAGTAGCCGCGCTTCCTTATGATGTGGTAAACAGGGAAGAAGCGCGTCAGATTGGAGAGAAGAATCAATTATCTTTTCTTCATGTGGACAGAGCAGAGATGGATCTGGAACCGGACATTGATCTGTACGATGAAGGGGTTTACGACAAAGCAAGAGAAAATCTTCAGAACATGGAAAAAGAGGGAATCCTGATCCAGGATGATACCCCGTGTTATTATATTTATGAATTGGTAAGAAAAGGCAGAACCCAGTCAGGAATTGTGGGTTGCAGCTCCATAGATGATTATATAAATGGAATCGTAAAGAAACATGAGCTCACCAGAGAGGACAAAGAGCAGGATAGAATTCATCATGTGGACAGCTGTAATGCTAATACAGGACCGATCTTTCTGGCCTGCAGATATCCACAGAGTCTGCTTGCACTGATGGAGCAGTGGAAAGCAGAGCATCCTGCAGCGTATGATTTTACAGAAGAGGATGAGGTGGCACATCGGGTCTGGGTGATCGATGCACCGGAAGTAACAGCGCAGATCTGCGAAGAGTTTGCAGGGATCGATTCTTTATATATTGCAGATGGCCATCATCGTGCTGCTTCTGCGGTAAAAGTAGGGCTGAAACGAAGAGAAGAGAATCCAGGATTTACGGGAAAAGAAGAATTCAATTTTTTCCTGTCTGTAGTTTTTCCTTATGATCAGCTGTGCATCCTTCCGTATAATCGTGTGGTAAAAGATCTGAATGGTCTGACAGTCAAGGCATTTCTGGGAGCACTTAAATTCAATTTTGAACTGATGCTGATGCCGGGATTTCCATGTAAGCCGGTAGAAAAGCACTGTATGGGAATGTATGTGGATGGACAGTGGTATCATCTGAAAGCGTGGCAGGATGTTTATGATAAGAAGGATGTAGTGGAGCAGCTGGATGTATCTATCCTTCAGGACAAGGTATTGAGTCCTGTATTGGGAATCAAAGATCCGCGGACAGACCAGAGAATTTCTTTTGTGGGTGGAAACCATAAAGCAGCAGAACTGGCCAGAATGGCAGACCAGACAGGCGGCGTGGCATTTGTCATGTATCCCACTTCCATGGTAGATCTGATGCAGATTGCAGACGAGGGCAGACTGATGCCTCCGAAATCCACCTGGTTTGAACCGAAACTCAGGAGTGGATTATTTATACATAAATTATAA
- a CDS encoding 2-isopropylmalate synthase, giving the protein MMNPSKYQRQYFMPPVKCMKWAEKEYVDNAPIWCSVDLRDGNQALVIPMSLEQKIEFFKLLVKIGFKEIEVGFPAASETEYEFLRTLIEQNLIPQDVTIQVLTQAREHIIRKTFEAVKGAPKAIVHVYNSTSVAQREQVFKKSKEEILKIAVDGAALLKKLADETEGNFQFEYSPESFTGTEPEYALEVCNAVLDVWQPTADNKCIINLPVTVQHSMPHVYASQVEYMCENLKYRENVIVSLHPHNDRGCGVADSEMGLLAGADRIEGTLFGNGERTGNVDIVTLGMNMYSQGVDPKLDFSDMPHICEIYEECTGMKVGERSPYSGALVFAAFSGSHQDAIAKGMHWRDDKDPDHWNVPYLPIDPTDVGRNYDADVIRINSQSGKGGVGYILETKFGLNLPPKMREAMGYATKAVSDHKHKELHPDEIFNLFKQTFENITEPYSINEVHFQQKDGGIVTKVTSTFRGKTITTEASGNGRLDAVSNALKKAYELKYSLETYQEHALERSSSSKAIAYVGIKKPDGTLAWGAGVDADIIRASIDALVTAINNR; this is encoded by the coding sequence ATGATGAATCCAAGCAAGTATCAGAGACAATATTTCATGCCGCCGGTCAAATGCATGAAATGGGCAGAAAAGGAATATGTAGACAATGCACCGATCTGGTGTTCCGTAGATCTTCGTGATGGAAACCAGGCCCTGGTAATCCCGATGAGTCTGGAACAGAAAATTGAATTCTTCAAACTTCTTGTAAAAATTGGTTTTAAAGAAATCGAAGTAGGTTTCCCGGCTGCTTCTGAAACAGAATATGAATTTCTGCGTACCCTGATCGAGCAGAATCTGATTCCACAGGATGTAACTATTCAGGTTCTGACTCAGGCCAGAGAGCATATCATCCGCAAAACTTTTGAAGCTGTCAAAGGCGCACCAAAGGCAATTGTACATGTGTACAATTCCACCTCTGTAGCTCAGAGAGAACAGGTATTTAAGAAATCCAAAGAAGAAATCTTAAAGATTGCAGTGGATGGTGCCGCATTATTAAAGAAACTGGCTGATGAAACAGAAGGAAATTTCCAGTTTGAGTACAGCCCTGAAAGCTTTACAGGCACAGAACCGGAATACGCTCTGGAAGTATGCAATGCAGTTCTTGATGTATGGCAGCCTACAGCAGATAACAAATGCATCATCAATCTGCCTGTAACTGTACAGCATTCCATGCCGCATGTATATGCAAGCCAGGTAGAATATATGTGTGAAAATCTGAAATACCGCGAGAATGTAATCGTATCTCTCCATCCGCACAATGACAGAGGATGCGGTGTTGCAGATTCTGAAATGGGATTACTTGCAGGTGCAGACAGAATCGAGGGTACTCTGTTCGGAAACGGTGAGCGTACCGGAAATGTAGATATTGTTACACTTGGTATGAATATGTATTCTCAGGGTGTAGATCCAAAACTTGACTTCTCTGATATGCCGCATATATGTGAAATATATGAAGAATGTACCGGAATGAAAGTAGGCGAAAGAAGTCCGTACAGTGGTGCACTTGTATTTGCCGCATTTTCCGGCTCTCATCAGGATGCAATTGCCAAGGGTATGCACTGGAGAGATGACAAGGATCCGGATCACTGGAATGTTCCGTATCTTCCGATTGACCCGACAGATGTGGGAAGAAATTATGACGCAGATGTTATCCGCATCAACAGCCAGTCCGGTAAAGGTGGCGTGGGATATATCCTTGAGACCAAATTCGGTCTTAACCTTCCTCCGAAAATGCGTGAGGCAATGGGATATGCCACAAAAGCTGTTTCAGACCACAAACATAAAGAGCTTCATCCTGACGAAATTTTCAATCTGTTTAAACAGACCTTTGAGAATATCACAGAACCGTACAGCATCAATGAAGTACATTTCCAGCAGAAAGATGGCGGTATTGTAACAAAAGTTACCTCTACTTTCCGCGGAAAGACAATCACTACAGAAGCATCCGGTAACGGACGTCTTGATGCAGTCAGCAATGCACTGAAGAAGGCATATGAGCTGAAATATTCCCTGGAAACATATCAGGAGCATGCGCTGGAGCGCAGTTCAAGTTCCAAAGCTATTGCTTATGTCGGTATCAAAAAGCCGGATGGAACGCTTGCCTGGGGTGCAGGAGTAGACGCGGATATCATTCGCGCATCTATTGATGCACTTGTAACAGCGATCAATAACCGTTAG
- the pflA gene encoding pyruvate formate-lyase-activating protein, whose amino-acid sequence MDNKQIKGYVHSLESFGSVDGPGVRYVIFLSGCAMRCQFCHNPDTWKMNQGELYTADELLKKALRYKGYWGNKGGITVSGGEPLLQIDFLTELFKKAKAQGVHTNLDTSGNPFTEQEPWHSKWLELMKYTDLVMLDIKQIDEQEHIKLTGHSNKNILAMARELSDMKKPVWIRHVLVPGGSDKDEYLHRLADFIHTLSNVERVEVLPYHTLGKFKWENLGLSYPLEGVNPPTQERVDNARRILGAI is encoded by the coding sequence ATGGATAATAAACAGATAAAAGGCTATGTTCATTCTTTAGAGAGCTTCGGGTCCGTTGACGGACCCGGAGTAAGATATGTGATCTTTTTAAGCGGCTGTGCCATGAGATGCCAGTTCTGCCATAATCCGGATACCTGGAAGATGAACCAAGGTGAGCTTTATACTGCAGATGAGCTTCTGAAGAAAGCTTTGCGTTATAAGGGTTACTGGGGTAATAAAGGCGGTATCACTGTAAGTGGTGGTGAGCCATTGCTTCAGATAGATTTTCTTACAGAGCTTTTTAAGAAAGCAAAAGCACAGGGCGTGCATACGAATCTTGACACCAGTGGAAATCCTTTTACTGAGCAGGAACCGTGGCATTCCAAATGGCTGGAACTTATGAAGTATACAGATCTTGTAATGTTGGATATCAAGCAGATTGACGAGCAGGAGCATATTAAGCTTACCGGTCATTCTAATAAGAATATTCTTGCGATGGCACGTGAGCTTTCTGATATGAAGAAGCCTGTATGGATCAGACATGTGCTTGTGCCTGGTGGAAGTGATAAGGATGAATATCTGCACCGGTTAGCTGATTTTATCCATACTCTTTCCAATGTGGAGAGAGTGGAGGTGCTCCCTTATCATACGCTTGGTAAGTTTAAATGGGAGAATCTGGGGCTTTCTTATCCACTGGAGGGGGTTAATCCGCCGACGCAGGAGAGAGTTGATAATGCCCGGAGGATTCTTGGAGCTATTTAA
- the dpaL gene encoding diaminopropionate ammonia-lyase codes for MTEGLKWTINEVPKSDDEHLELMSEENVKKANEFHKSFPQYSVTPLQNLSSLAKYLGVKNIFCKDESYRFGLNAFKVLGGSYAMGRYIAKEVGRDISELPYNVLSSDKLREEFGQATFFTATDGNHGRGVAWAAKRLGQKAVVRMPKGTTKTRFDNIAKEGATVTIEEVNYDDCVRMAAAEAAKTEHGIIVQDTAWDGYEEIPSWIMQGYGTLVLEADQQLKEAGIERPTHVFVQAGVGSLAGAVVGYFAHKYKDNPPVMAVCEASAADCLYRSAVAKTGDLVNVTGDLQTIMAGLACGEGNTIGWDILKNHVDVFASCPDWMSAKATRIYANPLGDDPHVVSGESGSVPLGFCFTALHDEDAKDLKEALKLDENSVVLVISTEGDTDPVRYREIVWDGLYGTNESLSK; via the coding sequence ATGACAGAAGGATTAAAATGGACTATAAACGAAGTTCCGAAATCGGATGACGAACATCTGGAACTGATGTCCGAAGAAAACGTAAAGAAAGCAAATGAATTTCATAAGAGTTTCCCGCAATACAGCGTGACTCCTCTCCAGAACCTTTCTTCCCTTGCGAAGTATTTAGGAGTAAAAAATATTTTCTGTAAAGATGAGTCTTACCGTTTCGGATTAAACGCATTCAAAGTACTTGGAGGCTCCTATGCAATGGGCCGCTATATTGCTAAAGAGGTCGGCCGTGATATCAGCGAACTGCCCTACAATGTTCTCTCTTCTGATAAATTAAGAGAAGAATTCGGACAGGCTACATTCTTTACAGCAACAGACGGTAACCACGGACGTGGAGTTGCATGGGCAGCCAAACGCCTTGGTCAGAAAGCAGTCGTAAGAATGCCTAAAGGAACAACCAAAACCCGTTTCGACAACATCGCCAAAGAGGGCGCTACTGTTACGATTGAAGAAGTCAACTATGATGACTGTGTAAGAATGGCCGCTGCAGAAGCTGCCAAAACAGAACACGGAATCATCGTTCAGGATACCGCATGGGACGGATATGAAGAGATTCCATCCTGGATCATGCAGGGATACGGAACACTGGTTCTCGAAGCTGATCAGCAGTTAAAAGAAGCGGGAATTGAACGTCCGACACACGTATTCGTTCAGGCAGGTGTTGGTTCTTTAGCAGGTGCTGTAGTTGGTTACTTTGCTCATAAATATAAAGATAACCCGCCGGTTATGGCTGTCTGTGAGGCAAGCGCTGCTGATTGCCTGTACCGCTCCGCTGTTGCAAAGACAGGTGATCTGGTAAATGTTACCGGTGATCTCCAAACAATTATGGCAGGTCTTGCATGTGGCGAGGGAAATACCATCGGATGGGATATCCTGAAGAACCATGTAGATGTCTTTGCATCCTGTCCTGACTGGATGAGTGCAAAAGCAACACGTATCTACGCAAATCCACTTGGAGATGATCCACATGTTGTTTCCGGTGAATCCGGTTCTGTTCCGCTTGGTTTCTGCTTCACTGCTCTTCACGATGAAGATGCAAAAGATTTAAAAGAAGCTCTGAAGCTGGATGAGAATTCCGTAGTACTTGTTATTTCTACAGAAGGTGACACTGATCCTGTTCGTTACCGCGAGATCGTATGGGACGGATTATATGGAACAAACGAATCATTAAGTAAATAA